AAGCAGCCAGCTAACTCGGAAAGAGCTCTAGGTATGCAGGTAATGGAAAATATTCTAACGTCAAATCCTGATCTAGATGCGGTGTTTTGTACTAACGATGAGATGGCTTTAGGGGCACTGCAAGCCGCGGAAGCTGCGGGAAAAAAGATAATAATTGTTGGATTTGACGCTAACAAAGATGCACTTGAAAGCATTATAGATAATGGATTAACTGCCACAATCGCTCAAAACCCATTTGCTATGGGTTTGTACGGAGTTGAAAACGCAATAAAACTGCTTAATGGAGAAGAAATACCTAAAAAGATTGACACAGGAACGACTCTGGTTACCATCGATAACGCAAAAGAATTTCTCAAACAAAAAGAAGAATTATCTTTGTAAAGTAAATCATTAGATTTAAAGCATTATAAATACAAGGCTGCTCCTTAAGGAGCAGCCTTGTATTTATAATGCTTTATTATTATTTAAAAAATTTATTTTGATACCAATATAGATTAGAATGAATTTGATAAAAGATCCGATATACATCAAGTCGTTAATTATTTTATATTGTATACATTCAAGATACATCTTATTCTTATTTAGTTTTATCTATATTTGTATTTCATTTGCAGGAGGTTCGAACAGTTTTGCAGCAGCATTTTATTATTTATAGATATTATGACTAATAATTAAATCAATCACCATACGACCATTTAGCCCATCATGAGGAATATCGTTTTTTGTAGTGGACAAGCTAAATAAAACATGCTATATTTTCATACAAAGGAGGCGATCTTTGTATGAAATTTTCCTTTGTTATATCATTACAGAACACTAAGTTTAACGCTATTGCTCTCAAAGAAAACTTGCAGCAAAACCTCGAAAAACTTAAAAAGTTATCATATGATGGAGTCGAATTGGCTATTCGTGATCCTAGCACTGTGGATATTGACGAAATGAATGCGCTACTCAATAAAAACAATTTTACCGTATGTGCCATCGGAACAGGACAGGCTTTTGTAGAAGATGGTCTATCTTTAACTCATCCAGATCCAAATATACGTGCTTATGCTATTAACAGGATCAAAAAATTTATAAACTTAGCTAGTAATATTACGGGCAAACCTAAAATTATAATTGGGCTAATAAGGGGCATAAAAAAAACAAATGTTAATGTTGAAAATTATTTTTATAAGTCAATGCAAGATATACTTTTGGAAGCGGAAAAATACAAAATTGATATATTAATAGAACCAATAAATAGATATGAAACCGATTTTATAAACAATATTCATGAAGCATTAATTTTTATAAAAAAACTCAACCACCCGAGACTACTGTTGTTAGCGGACACTTTTCATATGAACATCGAAGAACCCAATGTATGGCAATCCCTTGAAATATGCAAAGAAAAGCTGGGCCATATACATGTCGCTGATACCAATAGATGGGCTCCTGGATATGGCCACTTTGAGTGGGATATATTTTCTCAAACTCTAAAAAAAATAAGCTATTCTGGCTGGATTTCTGGTGAAATGCTACCAAAACCAAGCGAAGATGAAGCCATATCCCACACAATTACGCTTTTGCGTTCATTATTTAGTTAACAGGATTGCTATTCGATAGGAGGTGCACTAATGTGAAAAAAGATGACAAGAAACCTTTCGTTTTAATGATGGAAGGCATAGTTAAGCGTTTCCCTGGTGTTATCGCC
This DNA window, taken from Acetomicrobium thermoterrenum DSM 13490, encodes the following:
- a CDS encoding sugar ABC transporter substrate-binding protein, with protein sequence KQPANSERALGMQVMENILTSNPDLDAVFCTNDEMALGALQAAEAAGKKIIIVGFDANKDALESIIDNGLTATIAQNPFAMGLYGVENAIKLLNGEEIPKKIDTGTTLVTIDNAKEFLKQKEELSL
- the iolO gene encoding 5-keto-L-gluconate epimerase: MKFSFVISLQNTKFNAIALKENLQQNLEKLKKLSYDGVELAIRDPSTVDIDEMNALLNKNNFTVCAIGTGQAFVEDGLSLTHPDPNIRAYAINRIKKFINLASNITGKPKIIIGLIRGIKKTNVNVENYFYKSMQDILLEAEKYKIDILIEPINRYETDFINNIHEALIFIKKLNHPRLLLLADTFHMNIEEPNVWQSLEICKEKLGHIHVADTNRWAPGYGHFEWDIFSQTLKKISYSGWISGEMLPKPSEDEAISHTITLLRSLFS